A genomic stretch from Musa acuminata AAA Group cultivar baxijiao unplaced genomic scaffold, Cavendish_Baxijiao_AAA HiC_scaffold_1138, whole genome shotgun sequence includes:
- the LOC103999601 gene encoding non-specific phospholipase C1, with product MDLVAQGGRRARRRLLVVAVFLLYLVTSAHCLDAERAVSGRRKKKAKHEIKGPIKTLVVLVMENRSFDHMLGWLRTKGGRPDIDGLTGHEYNRLNASDPSSPEVFVSDGAAYVDSDPGHSFQAIREQIFGSEDTAAVPAPMSGFAQQAESMGEGMASTVMRGFAPDAVPVYSALAEEFAVFDRWFASVPASTQPNRFYVHSATSHGATSNVRRDLVHGFPQKTIFDSLDEDGLSFGVYYQNIPAVLFFKSLRKLKHLVKFHSYKLAFKLDAKLGRLPNYVVIEQHYFDVKLSPANDDHPSHDIARGQRLVKEVYETLRASPQWNETALLITYDEHGGFYDHVPTPVTGVPNPDGIIGPDPFYFKFDRLGVRVPTILISPWIEKRTVIHEPKGPTPHSQFEHSSIPATVRKLFNLNSNFLTKRDAWAGTFESHLSIRKTPRTDCPEKLPKVKSLRPFGPREDKVLSEFQVELIQLASQLNGDHVLNTYPYIGEGMTVGQANRYAEDAVARFLEAGRAALRAGANESAIVTMRPALTSRISGWSSDASTQSI from the exons ATGGATTTGGTGGCTCAGGGCGGGCGGCGGGCGCGGCGGAGGCTCCTGGTGGTGGCCGTTTTCTTGCTCTACCTGGTGACCTCCGCCCACTGCCTGGACGCCGAGAGGGCGGTGtcgggaaggaggaagaagaaggcgaaGCACGAGATCAAGGGGCCGATCAAGACCCTGGTTGTGCTGGTGATGGAGAACCGGTCGTTCGACCACATGCTGGGTTGGCTCCGGaccaagggcggccgcccggacATCGACGGTCTCACCGGCCACGAGTACAACCGCCTTAACGCCTCCGACCCTTCCTCCCCGGAGGTCTTCGTCTCCGATGGCGCCGCCTACGTCGACTCTGACCCCGGTCACTCCTTCCAGGCCATCCGCGAGCAGATCTTCGGTTCCGAGGACACCGCCGCCGTGCCCGCCCCCATGAGCGGCTTCGCCCAGCAGGCTGAGAGCATGGGCGAGGGGATGGCCAGTACCGTCATGCGGGGCTTCGCCCCCGATGCCGTCCCCGTCTACTCCGCCCTCGCGGAGGAGTTCGCGGTGTTCGATCGGTGGTTCGCCTCCGTCCCGGCCTCCACCCAGCCCAACCGCTTCTACGTTCACTCCGCCACCTCCCACGGCGCCACCAGCAACGTGCGCCGGGACCTCGTTCATGGCTTTCCCCAGAAGACCATCTTCGACTCCCTCGATGAGGATGGCCTCAGCTTCGGCGTCTACTACCAGAACATCCCCGCCGTGCTCTTCTTCAAGAGCCTGCGTAAGCTCAAGCACCTCGTCAAGTTCCACAGCTACAAACTGGCCTTCAAGCTGGACGCCAAGCTGGGCCGGCTGCCCAACTACGTCGTCATCGAGCAGCACTACTTCGATGTGAAGCTCTCCCCGGCCAACGATGATCACCCCTCCCACGACATCGCCAGGGGTCAGAGGCTTGTGAAGGAGGTTTACGAGACGCTCCGGGCGAGCCCACAGTGGAATGAGACGGCCCTGCTCATCACCTACGACGAGCATGGTGGATTCTACGACCACGTGCCTACTCCGGTCACAGGGGTGCCCAACCCTGATGGCATAATCGGCCCCGACCCTTTCTACTTCAAGTTTGATAGGCTGGGGGTTCGAGTTCCCACCATCCTGATCTCCCCTTGGATCGAGAAGCGCACCG TGATCCATGAACCTAAAGGGCCAACTCCACATTCACAGTTTGAGCACTCTTCCATTCCAGCAACGGTAAGGAAATTATTTAACCTGAATTCGAATTTTCTCACAAAGAGAGATGCTTGGGCTGGGACGTTCGAGAGCCACTTATCCATCCGGAAGACACCACGGACTGATTGCCCAG AGAAACTCCCAAAGGTGAAGTCATTGAGGCCATTTGGACCAAGGGAAGACAAGGTGCTGTCGGAGTTTCAGGTGGAACTGATCCAACTCGCTTCTCAGCTCAATGGAGACCATGTGCTTAACACCTATCCGTACATTGGCGAGGGCATGACTGTGGGTCAAGCAAACAGGTATGCCGAGGATGCGGTCGCAAGGTTCCTGGAAGCTGGCAGGGCTGCACTGAGGGCCGGAGCAAATGAGTCCGCCATTGTCACGATGAGACCTGCTCTAACTAGCCGGATTAGTGGATGGTCTTCCGATGCCTCCACCCAAAGCATTTAG
- the LOC103999602 gene encoding ASC1-like protein 3 encodes MTLVHAGVGPEPANFLLVLCFAFGSFVARLLLDRFVYKPLAMKLLSYKAVPMMNDEAKWSKITKCSESMWKLTYYAAVQIWVLSIIKQETWSLDTKEYFKGWPNQELKSSLILFYMCQCGFYVYSIGALVAWETRRKDFSIMMSHHIVTSVLIGFSYITRFFRIGTMILALHDTSDVFLESAKLFKYSEKEMAASLCFGLFAISWFLLRLVYFPFWIIKASSYECVEALSWMENFPTTLYYVFNTMLLTLLVFHAYWWKLIFAMIMKQMSNKGQVGEDIRSDSEDGE; translated from the exons ATGACCTTGGTTCACGCCGGCGTTGGCCCGGAGCCGGCCAATTTCTTGCTTGTGCTATGTTTCGCATTCGGGTCATTCGTCGCCCGGCTCCTGCTCGACCGCTTCGTCTACAAG CCTTTGGCTATGAAATTGTTGAGTTATAAAGCTGTTCCTATGATGAATGACGAGGCTAAATGGTCAAAAATTACAAAGTGTTCCGAGTCAATGTGGAAGCTGACATATTATGCTGCTGTTCAAATATGGGTTCTTTCAATTATTAAGCAGGAGACTTGGTCATTGGATACAAAAGAATACTTCAAAGGGTGGCCAAACCAAGAATTGAA GTCTTCTTTGATCCTATTCTACATGTGTCAATGTGGATTTTACGTTTACAGTATTGGTGCTCTTGTTGCATGGGAAACTCGCAGAaaagatttttcaataatgatgtCTCATCACATAGTGACCTCAGTTCTGATTGGATTTTCCTACATTACGAG GTTTTTCCGTATTGGGACCATGATTCTTGCCCTTCATGATACAAGTGATGTATTTCTAGAATCAGCTAAATTGTTCAAATATTCAGAAAAGGAGATGGCAGCTAGCTTGTGCTTTGGACTTTTTGCTATATCATGGTTTCTACTGCGATTAGTTTACTTCCCCTTCTGGATAATTAAGGCCTCAAG CTACGAGTGCGTCGAAGCCTTGTCGTGGATGGAAAATTTCCCGACCACTTTATATTATGTGTTCAACACAATGCTTCTTACACTGCTTGTCTTCCACGCCTACTGGTGGAAACTAATATTTGCAATGATAATGAAGCAAATGAGTAATAAAGGTCAAGTGGGAGAGGACATTCGATCAG ATTCTGAAGATGGAGAATGA
- the LOC135671271 gene encoding uncharacterized protein LOC135671271 produces MTTEGSCFSSFLSLFVLLLLHLGCFFFSCSSSDDPPPPIKRRKISPFFPTLPVPSDPRTKKPLSIRSYLSRLLSFRKPNSENQEQHRRSPIELISLSPDGRADGQARLYVADHHSLSYKDEIYPCPACGEVLSKPQLLDLHHAAKHSFSELRDADSGYNIVRIIFRSGWIGESSLVVRRILKIHNTTRTLARYEEYRDAVRSRAARYEASNGGRGDGRCIADGNERLRFYCTTILCSREAERRGGAAPAGACGSPYCCACAIVRHGFTGKHADLDGIATYATSWGAHASLPEDLEREFAFLGARRAMLVCRVVAGRVAHGHGEAAEEEEKGAGFDSVVPNGVGGGAVGEDELLVYSPRAVLPCFVVIYTA; encoded by the coding sequence ATGACGACCGAGGGATCCTGCTTCAGcagcttcctctccctctttgttctcctcctcctccacctcggctgcttcttcttctcctgcAGTAGCTCCGACGACCCACCTCCGCCGATTAAGAGGAGAAAGATCTCACCTTTCTTCCCTACCCTTCCTGTGCCCTCCGACCCCCGCACGAAGAAGCCCCTCTCCATCCGATCATATCTCAGCCGCCTCCTCTCCTTCCGCAAACCCAACAGCGAGAACCAAGAGCAACACCGGCGCTCTCCCATAGAGCTGATCTCCCTATCACCCGATGGTAGAGCTGACGGGCAAGCACGACTCTACGTGGCCGATCACCACTCGCTCTCCTACAAAGACGAAATCTACCCTTGTCCGGCGTGCGGCGAGGTCCTGAGCAAACCCCAGCTCCTCGACCTCCACCACGCCGCGAAGCACTCCTTTTCCGAGCTCCGCGACGCTGACTCCGGCTACAACATCGTCCGGATCATCTTCCGGTCGGGGTGGATCGGGGAGTCGTCGCTGGTCGTCCGCCGGATCCTCAAGATCCACAACACGACCCGGACCCTCGCGCGGTACGAGGAGTACCGCGACGCGGTTCGGTCGAGAGCGGCGCGGTACGAGGCGAGCAACGGCGGCCGCGGCGACGGGCGCTGCATCGCGGACGGTAACGAGCGGCTGAGATTCTACTGCACCACGATCCTCTGCTCGCGGGAGGCGGAACGGAGAGGGGGCGCGGCGCCGGCGGGCGCTTGCGGGAGCCCCTACTGCTGCGCCTGCGCGATCGTGCGGCACGGCTTCACGGGGAAGCACGCGGACCTGGACGGGATCGCGACGTACGCCACCAGCTGGGGCGCGCACGCCTCGCTGCCGGAGGACCTGGAGCGCGAGTTCGCCTTCCTGGGAGCGCGCAGGGCGATGCTGGTGTGCCGCGTGGTGGCCGGGAGGGTGGCGCACGGACACGGCGaggcagcggaggaggaggagaagggggcaGGGTTCGACTCGGTGGTGCCCAACGGCGTCGGCGGCGGCGCTGTCGGCGAGGACGAGCTGTTGGTGTACAGCCCGAGGGCGGTACTGCCGTGCTTCGTCGTCATATACACCGCGTGA
- the LOC135671270 gene encoding BAHD acyltransferase DCR-like, whose translation MSPILSTFHHPSLAAASLISGGLSSIFSSPATGVSVVSRCTVYPDRRSDLGDLPLSVSDLPMLSCHYIQKGLFFSSPPIPVASLLSLLTSSLSRALSIFPALAGRLCTLPDGRILVSCNDAGAEFSHATAASLSLPDLLPPSADVPPAVKSLFPLDGSISFHGHTRPLAAFQLTELADGAVFLGAAVNHAVVDGTSFWNFLNAWAELCRGGDPAKPDFHRNYFGGSKAVLCFPDGRGPEVTFPVNAPLRERIFHFSRDAVLELKSRANRRTKNVVAGDSKDAEVYGKQTHDPKTVEVNDEEEISSFQSLCAHVWRSVTRARTRLPAEAITTFRIAVNCRHRVVPPVAANYFGNAIQSIPTKAAVGEVAGRDLRWVAALLHRSVAGHGDEAVRCGVAEWEAAPRCFPLGNPDGAGLTMGSSPRFPMYEGNDFGWGRPAAVRSGRANKFDGKMSAFPGHEGGGSVELEVCLTPETMADLLRDEEFMSYVSM comes from the coding sequence ATGTCTCCAATCCTTTCCACCTTCCACCATCCTTCTCTTGCTGCTGCTTCTCTCATCAGTGGTGGTCTCAGTTCCATCTTCTCCTCTCCTGCTACTGGTGTCTCCGTGGTGTCGAGATGCACAGTCTACCCCGACCGCAGGTCCGACCTCGGCGACCTCCCGCTCTCGGTGTCCGACCTCCCCATGCTGTCGTGCCACTACATCCAAAAgggcctcttcttctcctctccgccAATACCCGTTGCCTCACTCCTCTCCCTCCTcacctcctccctctcccgcgcCCTCTCCATCTTCCCCGCCCTCGCTGGCCGCCTCTGCACCCTCCCTGACGGTCGCATCCTCGTCTCCTGCAACGACGCCGGCGCCGAGTTCTCCCATGCCACGGCCGCTTCCCTCTCCCTCCCtgacctcctccctccctccgcaGATGTGCCGCCGGCAGTCAAGTCCCTCTTCCCCCTCGACGGATCCATCAGCTTCCACGGTCACACCCGCCCGCTGGCGGCTTTCCAGCTCACCGAGCTTGCCGATGGAGCTGTCTTCCTTGGCGCGGCCGTCAACCACGCCGTCGTCGATGGGACCTCCTTCTGGAACTTCCTCAACGCATGGGCGGAGCTCTGCCGCGGCGGTGACCCCGCAAAGCCCGACTTCCACCGCAACTACTTCGGCGGGTCCAAGGCGGTGCTGTGCTTCCCGGATGGCCGTGGCCCGGAGGTGACCTTTCCAGTGAATGCACCGCTTCGAGAACGGATCTTCCACTTCAGCCGGGACGCCGTTCTCGAGCTAAAATCGAGGGCCAACCGCCGCACCAAAAACGTCGTCGCTGGAGACTCCAAGGACGCCGAGGTTTACGGCAAGCAAACCCACGACCCGAAGACGGTGGAAGTGAACGACGAGGAGGAGATTTCGTCCTTCCAGTCACTGTGCGCCCACGTCTGGCGGTCGGTGACGCGGGCGCGAACGCGGCTGCCGGCTGAGGCCATAACCACGTTCCGTATTGCGGTGAATTGCCGGCACCGGGTGGTTCCCCCAGTGGCGGCGAACTACTTCGGGAACGCGATCCAGAGCATCCCGACGAAGGCGGCGGTGGGGGAGGTGGCGGGGCGGGACCTCCGCTGGGTGGCGGCGCTGCTGCACCGCAGCGTGGCGGGGCACGGGGACGAGGCGGTTCGGTGCGGGGTGGCGGAGTGGGAGGCAGCGCCACGGTGCTTCCCGCTGGGGAACCCGGACGGCGCGGGGTTGACCATGGGGAGCTCCCCCCGGTTCCCCATGTATGAAGGAAATGACTTCGGGTGGGGTCGGCCGGCGGCGGTGCGTAGTGGCCGGGCCAACAAGTTCGACGGGAAGATGTCGGCGTTCCCGGGGCATGAGGGTGGCGGGAGCGTGGAGCTGGAGGTGTGCCTGACGCCGGAGACCATGGCGGATCTCCTCCGCGACGAGGAGTTCATGAGCTACGTATCCATGTAG